The Planococcus liqunii genome includes a region encoding these proteins:
- a CDS encoding alpha-E domain-containing protein, producing the protein MLSRVANSLYWMSRNAERAENNARILDVQLLQMIEASDEELIRESDWRLTYEICASTQELEGLHSLSPYNEAKLVHYLAIADENLNSVANCVRYIRENARVSRDHITDEYWQIWNSCYLALQNIDPQQCMTSEIRSFLELVKMTSLTSQGIIESAMQRGVGYQIIKIGKWLERAEKTARILNVVCERTYEQQLQEETEDYYYWLAALRMTKGYEAYLKAHLPKMDPRQVLSFLISDKAFPRSIRYCLDHVREAVEELEGGKVSHYSWELLAKLDEVRTEFNEIDIDHLTADEMMDFLNHFQDGCNEISELFSKTYYLIDPASEQAGSQTQTQSQSMSTKGITTMKYKVEHTNIFKYETIVDQSMNSIRLKPKTDETQRLLSYRADITPATLTKEHIDIWGNDVETFFIAEHHQHLEVKTTSIVSIQKSPFVHRIEYSPEMNAIFHSNLFSEQYLPYLSNTAYTYLSPEQVEQVKRDIGEMDNPVQFAIDVMGYLHDRFTYDGESTTVSTKAEESFDLMKGVCQDITHVMLGILRGNQIPARYVSGYLYVGENSALVGDAASHAWVEVMVPGIGWVGLDPTNNVEALEHHIRVGVGRDYNDVSPVQGVYRGGSQELDVKVSVSLLDQ; encoded by the coding sequence ATGCTGAGTCGAGTAGCCAATTCCTTGTATTGGATGTCGCGGAACGCAGAACGGGCGGAAAACAATGCCCGTATCTTGGATGTGCAGCTGTTGCAGATGATTGAAGCTTCCGATGAAGAACTGATCCGGGAAAGCGACTGGAGGCTGACTTATGAAATCTGCGCTTCAACACAGGAGCTGGAAGGGCTTCATTCCCTCTCTCCTTACAATGAAGCCAAGCTGGTGCATTACTTGGCGATAGCTGATGAAAACCTAAATTCGGTGGCGAATTGTGTCCGTTATATCCGGGAAAATGCACGGGTGAGCCGGGACCATATCACAGATGAGTACTGGCAAATATGGAACAGCTGCTATTTGGCGCTGCAGAATATCGATCCGCAGCAATGCATGACCAGTGAAATCCGCAGCTTTTTAGAACTGGTAAAAATGACTTCGCTTACTTCCCAAGGGATTATTGAATCTGCCATGCAGCGGGGCGTAGGATATCAGATTATTAAAATTGGCAAGTGGCTGGAACGGGCAGAGAAAACAGCGCGCATTTTAAATGTGGTGTGCGAGCGGACGTATGAGCAGCAATTGCAGGAAGAAACGGAAGATTATTATTACTGGCTGGCTGCCTTGCGCATGACAAAAGGCTACGAGGCGTATTTAAAAGCCCATCTGCCCAAAATGGATCCGCGCCAGGTGCTCAGTTTCCTGATTTCTGATAAAGCGTTCCCTCGTTCGATCCGTTATTGCCTGGATCATGTGAGAGAAGCGGTAGAAGAATTGGAAGGCGGGAAAGTCTCCCACTATTCCTGGGAGCTTTTAGCAAAGCTTGACGAGGTAAGAACCGAATTTAATGAAATTGACATTGACCACTTGACTGCAGACGAAATGATGGATTTTTTAAATCATTTCCAGGACGGCTGCAATGAAATCAGCGAGTTGTTTTCAAAAACCTATTATTTGATTGATCCGGCATCTGAACAGGCCGGCAGCCAAACCCAAACCCAATCTCAGTCCATGAGTACGAAGGGAATTACGACGATGAAATATAAAGTAGAGCATACAAATATATTCAAGTACGAAACCATTGTAGACCAAAGCATGAACTCCATCCGCCTGAAACCGAAAACGGATGAAACGCAGCGCCTCTTGTCTTACCGGGCCGATATCACGCCGGCGACGCTGACAAAAGAGCATATCGATATTTGGGGCAACGACGTGGAAACATTCTTTATCGCCGAACATCATCAGCATCTGGAAGTAAAGACAACTTCGATTGTCAGCATCCAAAAAAGCCCATTTGTCCACCGCATCGAGTATTCACCGGAAATGAATGCGATATTCCATTCCAATCTCTTCAGTGAGCAGTATTTGCCTTATTTAAGCAATACCGCATACACGTACCTGTCGCCGGAACAGGTGGAGCAAGTGAAGCGCGATATCGGTGAAATGGACAATCCGGTTCAGTTTGCCATTGATGTGATGGGCTACCTCCATGACCGTTTTACCTATGACGGAGAATCCACCACTGTTTCGACAAAAGCGGAAGAGTCATTTGACTTGATGAAAGGCGTCTGCCAGGACATCACGCATGTGATGCTGGGAATTTTGCGCGGCAATCAAATTCCGGCCCGTTATGTCAGCGGCTATTTGTACGTTGGCGAGAACTCCGCTTTGGTAGGAGATGCCGCGAGCCATGCCTGGGTCGAAGTGATGGTCCCGGGAATCGGCTGGGTCGGATTGGATCCGACCAATAATGTAGAAGCGCTTGAGCACCATATCCGGGTAGGCGTGGGGCGCGACTATAATGATGTCAGCCCGGTGCAGGGCGTCTATAGAGGCGGCAGCCAGGAGCTCGACGTCAAAGTATCCGTCAGTTTGCTGGACCAATAA
- a CDS encoding circularly permuted type 2 ATP-grasp protein — protein sequence MFESYNVKPFFDEMFTAEGLPKPHYRKFYELLNGFSKDELKEKHETAQLSFLRQGITFTVYNNNVGTERTMPFDFVPIIISPDEWKIIEKGMVQRTEALNRFLDDVYHEQKILDDGVVPRRLIEENPYYYAKQVQGIDIPLKNHIFLAGIDLIRDENGKYHVLEDNLRNPSGMSYVYQNRYVMRQVYPEFFTNHSVHALEHQLSHLHKAILDHAPKSTGDKPFAVLLTPGMYNSAYYDHVFLAQQMGIDLVEGRDLVVRKNIVYMKSIRGLKRVDIIYRRIDDDFLDPEAFREDSALGVPGLVEAYRNGNVAILNGIGNGVADDKAIYAYVPDMIRYYLKEEPIIDNVKTYLLDNPEEREWVLEHLEELVVKNVGASGGYDMLVGPHASKELIELFREKIIETPHQYIAQPTIKLSRAPAYQGEDFYPCHVDLRVFVMRGAETRVLPGGLSRVALKKGSLVVNSSQGGGGKDTWVYKEKEERGAL from the coding sequence ATGTTTGAGTCATATAATGTAAAACCTTTTTTTGATGAGATGTTTACTGCTGAGGGCTTGCCGAAACCCCATTACCGGAAGTTCTATGAACTGCTCAATGGATTTTCGAAAGACGAATTAAAGGAAAAACATGAAACGGCCCAGCTGTCATTTTTGCGCCAAGGCATTACATTCACCGTCTACAATAATAACGTTGGCACCGAAAGGACAATGCCTTTTGATTTTGTGCCGATTATCATTTCACCGGATGAGTGGAAAATCATCGAAAAAGGAATGGTTCAACGGACAGAAGCCCTCAACCGTTTTTTGGATGATGTCTACCACGAACAAAAAATTCTCGATGACGGCGTGGTTCCTCGCAGGCTGATTGAAGAAAACCCTTATTATTACGCAAAACAAGTGCAAGGAATCGATATTCCGTTGAAAAACCACATTTTTCTGGCCGGCATCGATTTGATCCGGGATGAAAATGGCAAGTATCATGTGCTCGAAGACAATTTGCGCAACCCTTCCGGAATGTCCTATGTGTATCAAAACCGCTACGTGATGCGGCAAGTGTATCCTGAATTTTTTACGAACCATTCGGTCCATGCGCTCGAACATCAATTGTCTCATCTACATAAAGCCATTTTGGACCATGCGCCCAAATCGACGGGAGACAAGCCGTTTGCCGTGCTGTTGACGCCGGGCATGTACAATTCCGCATACTACGATCATGTATTCCTGGCTCAGCAAATGGGCATTGATTTAGTCGAAGGACGGGACCTTGTCGTGCGAAAAAATATTGTGTACATGAAGTCTATCCGCGGGCTTAAGCGGGTAGATATTATTTATCGCCGCATCGACGACGACTTTTTGGATCCTGAAGCTTTCCGGGAAGACTCGGCGCTTGGCGTGCCGGGGCTCGTTGAAGCTTATCGCAATGGCAACGTCGCAATACTGAACGGCATTGGAAACGGAGTCGCAGACGACAAGGCAATTTACGCGTACGTGCCTGATATGATCCGCTACTATCTGAAAGAAGAACCCATTATCGACAATGTGAAAACATATCTGCTTGATAACCCCGAAGAGCGGGAATGGGTGCTTGAGCACCTGGAAGAGCTGGTGGTGAAAAATGTCGGAGCATCCGGGGGCTATGACATGCTCGTCGGCCCGCATGCATCGAAAGAACTTATTGAACTATTCAGGGAGAAAATCATCGAAACGCCGCATCAGTATATTGCACAGCCGACGATTAAATTGTCGAGGGCCCCGGCATATCAAGGAGAAGATTTTTATCCATGCCATGTGGATTTGCGGGTATTTGTCATGCGGGGAGCAGAAACGCGCGTCCTCCCGGGCGGCTTGTCCCGTGTGGCATTGAAAAAAGGCTCGCTTGTGGTCAATTCCTCCCAAGGCGGCGGCGGCAAAGATACGTGGGTTTATAAAGAAAAAGAAGAGAGGGGGGCTCTTTAA
- a CDS encoding HD-GYP domain-containing protein, whose translation MKGLNILKNKYLETVKNGSTSLSLLGRGDGIELMKQTVSKGELIILFPAENSSVQEFFYILEGIFEVVVDDEVIEIGPDDFFAVNDLEEAINFNAKTDVTFLSVSSAPIFHSLSNEINELRKIGELVEKKDRYTFNHSSRVSKYAVKTAVKMNLERARVENLFIASILHDIGKINIPEAVLKKPDKLTDEEFDLVKKHPSDGAAMLRKTAYADLADVVEQHHERVNGRGYPFGLKGDEILVEAKIIGVCDTFDAMTEDRAYRKAFTAQYAVDEIKRLAGIQYDPEVVEAFEQVMIEEGKIT comes from the coding sequence ATGAAAGGCTTGAACATACTGAAAAACAAGTACTTGGAAACCGTAAAGAACGGTTCGACATCTCTAAGCCTTTTAGGCCGTGGAGATGGTATTGAATTGATGAAGCAAACTGTTTCTAAAGGAGAGCTAATAATTCTCTTCCCGGCTGAAAATTCAAGTGTTCAAGAATTCTTTTATATACTGGAAGGGATATTCGAAGTAGTTGTGGATGATGAAGTGATTGAAATAGGACCGGATGATTTTTTTGCTGTCAATGATTTAGAGGAAGCAATAAATTTTAATGCGAAAACAGACGTAACTTTTCTATCGGTTTCTTCAGCACCAATCTTCCATTCCCTTAGCAATGAAATAAATGAATTGCGCAAAATAGGGGAATTAGTCGAAAAAAAAGATCGATATACTTTTAATCATAGCTCTCGGGTATCAAAATATGCTGTAAAAACTGCCGTAAAAATGAATTTGGAGAGAGCTCGCGTTGAGAACTTATTTATTGCATCCATCCTTCACGATATTGGAAAAATCAATATCCCGGAAGCAGTGCTGAAAAAGCCGGATAAACTGACAGATGAAGAATTTGATTTGGTGAAAAAGCATCCGAGTGACGGTGCAGCAATGCTGCGTAAGACTGCGTATGCAGATTTGGCGGATGTTGTAGAACAGCATCATGAACGGGTAAATGGCCGAGGGTATCCATTCGGTTTAAAAGGCGATGAAATTTTGGTGGAAGCGAAAATTATCGGTGTCTGCGATACGTTCGATGCCATGACGGAAGACCGGGCTTACCGCAAAGCTTTTACGGCGCAGTACGCGGTAGATGAAATTAAACGGCTCGCTGGCATCCAGTACGATCCCGAAGTTGTAGAGGCATTTGAACAGGTAATGATCGAAGAAGGCAAAATCACATAA